In a single window of the Manis pentadactyla isolate mManPen7 chromosome 14, mManPen7.hap1, whole genome shotgun sequence genome:
- the ANAPC7 gene encoding anaphase-promoting complex subunit 7 isoform X4: MMLANLYKKAGQERPSVTSYKEVLRQCPLALDAILGLLSLSVKGAEVASMTMNVIQTVPNLDWLSVWIKAYAFVHTGDNSRAINTICSLEKKSLLRDNVDLLGSLADLYFRAGDNKNSVLKFEQAQMLDPYLIKGMDVYGYLLAREGRLEDVENLGCRLFNISDQHAEPWVVSGCHSFYSKRYSRALYLGAKAIQLNSNSVQALLLKGAALRNMGRVQEAIIHFREAIRLAPCRLDCYEGLIECYLASNSIREAMVMANNVYKTLGANAQTLTLLATVCLEDPVTQEKAKTLLDKALTQRPDYIKAVVKKAELLSREQKYEDGIALLRNALANQSDCVLHRILGDFLVAVNEYQEAMDQYSIALSLDPNDQKSLEGMQKMEKEESPTDATQEEDVDDMEGSGEEGDLEGSDSEAAQWADQEQWFGMQ; this comes from the exons ATGATGCTGGCAAATCTGTACAAGAAGGCTGGTCAGGAGCGCCCATCAGTCACCAGCTATAAGGAAGTGCTGAGGCAATGCCCACTAGCACTTGATGCCATTCTAG gtttgctgTCTCTTTCTGTAAAAGGTGCAGAGGTGGCATCGATGACAATGAATGTGATCCAAACGGTGCCTAACTTGGATTGGCTCTCTGTGTGGATCAAAGCATATGCTTTTGTGCACACTGGTGACAACTCCAGAGCAATCAATACCATCTG TTCACTAGAGAAAAAGTCCTTATTGCGAGATAACGTGGACCTTCTGGGAAGCTTAGCAGATCTGTACTTCAGAGCTGGAGACAATAAAAACTCTGTCCTCAAGTTTGAACAGGCACAGATGTTGGATCCTTACCTGATAAAAG GAATGGATGTATATGGCTACCTCCTGGCACGAGAAGGGCGACTGGAAGATGTGGAGAACCTTGGCTGTCGCCTTTTCAATATTTCTGATCAACATGCAGAACCCTGGGTGGTCTCTGG gtgTCACAGCTTCTACAGCAAACGATACTCCAGGGCTCTCTATTTAGGAGCCAAGGCCATTCAGCTGAACAGTAATAGTGTTCAAGCTTTGCTACTTAAGGGAGCAGCACTTAGGAACATGGGCAGAGTCCAAGAAGCAATAATCCACTTTCGGGAAGCTATACGGCTTGCACCTTGTCGCTTAGATTGTTATGAAG gtcTCATTGAATGTTACTTAGCCTCCAACAGTATTCGTGAAGCAATGGTAATGGCCAACAATGTTTACAAAACTCTAGGAGCAAATGCACAGACCCTTACCCTTTTAGCCACCGTTTGTCTTGAAGACCCAGTGACACAGGAGAAAGCCAAAACTTTACTAGATAAAGCCCTGACCCAAAGGCCGGACTACATTAAGGCTGTGGTGAAAAAAGCAGAATTACTTA GCAGAGAACAGAAATATGAAGATGGAATTGCTTTGCTGAGGAATGCACTAGCTAATCAGAGTGACTGTGTCCTGCATCGGATCCTAGGAGATTTCCTTGTAGCTGTCAATGAGTATCAGGAAGCAATGGACCAGTATAGTATAGCACTAAG TTTGGACCCCAATGACCAGAAGTCTCTAGAGGGGATGCAGAAGATGGAGAAGGAGGAGAGTCCCACGGATGCCACTCAGGAGGAGGATGTGGACGACATGGAAGGGAGTGGGGAAGAAGGGGACCTGGAGGGCAGCGACAGTGAGGCGGCCCAGTGGGCTGACCAGGAGCAGTGGTTCGGCATGCAGTGA